The Malus domestica chromosome 06, GDT2T_hap1 genome has a segment encoding these proteins:
- the LOC103436932 gene encoding two-component response regulator-like APRR2 isoform X1: MVCTANDLQEWKDFPKGLRVLLLDGDTTSASQIRSKLEAMDYIVTAFCNENEALSAFSSNPESFHVAIIEVNANNGHWSFQFLETAKELPIIMTSNIHCLSTMMKCIALGAVEFLRKPLSEDKLRNIWQHVVHKAFNAGGSVISETLKPVKESPVSMVQPKQENEEQNCKISKETENVLRVHENDQEQSAGCDKYPAPSTPQLKQVSRLLDHGDCQDQINCLSEKESGEHDIETKSVETTCNNPIDEGNLLTREPHHMLRKTAVKKENVSGDGSKSEVNMSRHPDNIDSGNDNGGAAENLSKASVPNSSSKSNQKKMKVDWTSELHKKFVQAVEQLGVDQAIPSRILDLMKTEGLTRHNVASHLQKYRMHKRHILPKEEDRRLLQPHHTRDPIHQRSYYPYSHRPIMAFPPYHYTNPTLSMPPAYPMWGSQPPASSHPATVQMWGQPGYPHSQWQPSDQSWQYWNPYPGLQADAWGCPVMPPEQGGYSPYPQNTSGFQNAGGHAVENCHGYSMPQNSFDIHPAEEVVDKIVKEAMSKPWLPLPLGLKPPSTEGVLAELTRQGICNIPQINGSNTR; this comes from the exons ATGGTTTGCACTGCCAATGATTTGCAGGAGTGGAAAGATTTCCCAAAGGGCCTCAGAGTTCTTCTGCTTGATGGAGACACCACTTCTGCTTCCCAGATAAGATCAAAGCTTGAGGCAATGGATTATATTG TTACTGCATTCTGCAATGAAAACGAAGCATTGTCAGCATTTTCAAGCAACCCTGAAAGTTTCCATGTTGCAATTATTGAG GTAAATGCAAACAATGGCCATTGGAGTTTCCAATTTCTTGAAACTGCTAAGGAGTTGCCTATCATTA TGACTTCAAACATTCATTGCCTGAGCACCATGATGAAGTGTATAGCG CTTGGTGCAGTTGAATTTCTGCGGAAACCACTCTCTGAGGACAAACTTAGGAATATTTGGCAGCATGTGGTTCATAAG GCATTCAATGCAGGAGGAAGTGTCATCTCTGAAACGCTCAAGCCTGTCAAAGAATCACCAGTATCCATGGTGCAGCCCAAACAGGAAAATGAAGAACAGAACTGTAAAATCTCTAAAGAAACAGAAAATGTTCTGCGGGTCCAtgaaaatgaccaagaacaatCAGCAGGGTGTGATAAGTACCCAGCTCCTTCAACACCGCAGCTTAAACAAGTATCACGATTACTGGACCATGGAGATTGCCAAGATCAAATTAACTGCCTGTCAGAGAAGGAGAGTGGGGAGCATGACATTGAAACTAAATCAGTCGAAACTACTTGTAACAATCCAATTGATGAAGGGAATCTTCTCACAAGAGAACCTCATCATATGCTTAGGAAGACGGCGGTTAAAAAGGAAAATGTCTCAGGTGATGGGTCTAAGAGTGAGGTTAATATGTCCCGTCACCCGGATAATATAGACAGTGGTAATGATAATGGTGGTGCTGCTGAAAATCTGAGTAAAGCATCGGTTCCCAATTCTTCTAGCAAATCTAAtcagaagaagatgaag GTAGATTGGACATCCGAACTGCATAAGAAATTTGTGCAGGCAGTAGAGCAATTGGGTGTGGATCAAGCCATTCCTTCTCGAATACTAGATCTGATGAAAACTGAAGGTTTGACGAGGCATAATGTAGCAAGCCATCTCCAG AAATACCGCATGCATAAGAGGCACATCCTACCCAAGGAAGAAGACCGGAGATTGCTGCAGCCGCATCATACTAGAGATCCAATTCACCAGAGGAGTTATTATCCTTATAGTCACAGGCCTATCATGGCCTTCCCCCCGTATCATTACACCAATCCCACCCTATCAATGCCTCCAGCCTATCCAATGTGGGGATCACAACCACCTGCCAGCAGTCATCCGGCCACTGTCCAGATGTGGGGCCAACCTGGCTATCCCCACTCCCAGTGGCAACCATCAGATCAAAGTTGGCAGTACTGGAACCCTTATCCAGGG TTACAAGCTGATGCATGGGGTTGCCCAGTAATGCCACCTGAACAAGGTGGCTATTCCCCCTATCCTCAA AACACATCAGGTTTTCAAAATGCAGGAGGTCATGCAGTTGAAAACTGCCATGGTTACAGCATGCCACAAAACTCTTTCGACATTCATCCG GCAGAAGAAGTTGTTGACAAGATTGTGAAGGAGGCAATGAGCAAGCCATGGCTACCCCTCCCTCTGGGCCTTAAGCCTCCTTCCACTGAAGGTGTACTAGCTGAGCTAACAAGGCAAGGCATCTGCAACATTCCTCAGATCAACGGCTCCAACACCCGCTGA
- the LOC103436932 gene encoding two-component response regulator-like APRR2 isoform X2, translating to MVCTANDLQEWKDFPKGLRVLLLDGDTTSASQIRSKLEAMDYIVTAFCNENEALSAFSSNPESFHVAIIEVNANNGHWSFQFLETAKELPIIMTSNIHCLSTMMKCIAAFNAGGSVISETLKPVKESPVSMVQPKQENEEQNCKISKETENVLRVHENDQEQSAGCDKYPAPSTPQLKQVSRLLDHGDCQDQINCLSEKESGEHDIETKSVETTCNNPIDEGNLLTREPHHMLRKTAVKKENVSGDGSKSEVNMSRHPDNIDSGNDNGGAAENLSKASVPNSSSKSNQKKMKVDWTSELHKKFVQAVEQLGVDQAIPSRILDLMKTEGLTRHNVASHLQKYRMHKRHILPKEEDRRLLQPHHTRDPIHQRSYYPYSHRPIMAFPPYHYTNPTLSMPPAYPMWGSQPPASSHPATVQMWGQPGYPHSQWQPSDQSWQYWNPYPGLQADAWGCPVMPPEQGGYSPYPQNTSGFQNAGGHAVENCHGYSMPQNSFDIHPAEEVVDKIVKEAMSKPWLPLPLGLKPPSTEGVLAELTRQGICNIPQINGSNTR from the exons ATGGTTTGCACTGCCAATGATTTGCAGGAGTGGAAAGATTTCCCAAAGGGCCTCAGAGTTCTTCTGCTTGATGGAGACACCACTTCTGCTTCCCAGATAAGATCAAAGCTTGAGGCAATGGATTATATTG TTACTGCATTCTGCAATGAAAACGAAGCATTGTCAGCATTTTCAAGCAACCCTGAAAGTTTCCATGTTGCAATTATTGAG GTAAATGCAAACAATGGCCATTGGAGTTTCCAATTTCTTGAAACTGCTAAGGAGTTGCCTATCATTA TGACTTCAAACATTCATTGCCTGAGCACCATGATGAAGTGTATAGCG GCATTCAATGCAGGAGGAAGTGTCATCTCTGAAACGCTCAAGCCTGTCAAAGAATCACCAGTATCCATGGTGCAGCCCAAACAGGAAAATGAAGAACAGAACTGTAAAATCTCTAAAGAAACAGAAAATGTTCTGCGGGTCCAtgaaaatgaccaagaacaatCAGCAGGGTGTGATAAGTACCCAGCTCCTTCAACACCGCAGCTTAAACAAGTATCACGATTACTGGACCATGGAGATTGCCAAGATCAAATTAACTGCCTGTCAGAGAAGGAGAGTGGGGAGCATGACATTGAAACTAAATCAGTCGAAACTACTTGTAACAATCCAATTGATGAAGGGAATCTTCTCACAAGAGAACCTCATCATATGCTTAGGAAGACGGCGGTTAAAAAGGAAAATGTCTCAGGTGATGGGTCTAAGAGTGAGGTTAATATGTCCCGTCACCCGGATAATATAGACAGTGGTAATGATAATGGTGGTGCTGCTGAAAATCTGAGTAAAGCATCGGTTCCCAATTCTTCTAGCAAATCTAAtcagaagaagatgaag GTAGATTGGACATCCGAACTGCATAAGAAATTTGTGCAGGCAGTAGAGCAATTGGGTGTGGATCAAGCCATTCCTTCTCGAATACTAGATCTGATGAAAACTGAAGGTTTGACGAGGCATAATGTAGCAAGCCATCTCCAG AAATACCGCATGCATAAGAGGCACATCCTACCCAAGGAAGAAGACCGGAGATTGCTGCAGCCGCATCATACTAGAGATCCAATTCACCAGAGGAGTTATTATCCTTATAGTCACAGGCCTATCATGGCCTTCCCCCCGTATCATTACACCAATCCCACCCTATCAATGCCTCCAGCCTATCCAATGTGGGGATCACAACCACCTGCCAGCAGTCATCCGGCCACTGTCCAGATGTGGGGCCAACCTGGCTATCCCCACTCCCAGTGGCAACCATCAGATCAAAGTTGGCAGTACTGGAACCCTTATCCAGGG TTACAAGCTGATGCATGGGGTTGCCCAGTAATGCCACCTGAACAAGGTGGCTATTCCCCCTATCCTCAA AACACATCAGGTTTTCAAAATGCAGGAGGTCATGCAGTTGAAAACTGCCATGGTTACAGCATGCCACAAAACTCTTTCGACATTCATCCG GCAGAAGAAGTTGTTGACAAGATTGTGAAGGAGGCAATGAGCAAGCCATGGCTACCCCTCCCTCTGGGCCTTAAGCCTCCTTCCACTGAAGGTGTACTAGCTGAGCTAACAAGGCAAGGCATCTGCAACATTCCTCAGATCAACGGCTCCAACACCCGCTGA